The genome window GGTAACCTCTTGATCCCAACCATACTCTATCAGAATGTCTTACAGAGCTTACATTTTTATAAGCATCTGAAGCATCTCTGTATTTTTTTAATCTTTGTGCAGCAACAGTATCTTGACTGCTTACACTTGATTTAGCTCTTTTTTGCAAATCTGAGCACCCTGTTGTTGCTAATAAAACGCAACTTAATGCTATAATACTTTTCTTAATCATACTAATTCACCTCTCCATTTGAAGTTGTTTCTATTACTAATGTATTGTTTTTATAAAAAGTTCCCACTACAGGAGGATCAGCTTTTTCAAAAGCTGTGATTAGCTCTGAAGCAGCATCAACGAAAGAACCTGAGAAAACAATTTCTGATTGGATATTAAAATCTCTATCAGACTCCCAAACAACATTCCATTCAGCTTTATCCCCCCAAGATTTAATTGTTTCTTGTAGAGTATATCCTTTTTTAACTTCCCATTTAGGTTCTACTTTAACCATTTCTTTAACAACAGGAGTTGACTTAACTTCCGCAACAGTCTCCACTTCTACAGCTTCATATTTAATAGCTTTAACTGGTTGTTTTACTTCTGGCATAATTTCTACAACAGGAGTATTAATCATCATTTCGACTTTTTCTTCAACCATAGGAGCTTCAACTTCTTTTATTTTAGATACCTGTTCAACAACTGTCGTTTTAACTTCCTCAACAGCTTTTGCAGGCCTTGCAGACATAAAGTCTTGAGCATTTGCAATATTTATTACATTCTCTACAACACTATAACCAAGACCTAAATCAGATAAAAGAGAACTTAGAGTCTCTGACCAACTTTCTTTATATTCATAAGAAACTAACTTTCCTAAATCTTGATCTGTCTGAAAGGAAAAATCATAATCCACTGGAACAATTTTTCTCAATGCAACAACTAAAGGGATTGAATCCACCTTAATAGTTTCTTTTGCTCCGGAAATCTCGAACTGGGCTTCAGAAGGAGAAGTCACTCCTAAAGACACCAAAAAACCTAAAACAGTTACTTTTAACATTCTACTTAACATTTTTAAACAGTACTCCTTATACTCTTTGTTAAAAAAACAACCAATTTGCTTTAACTAAAACAAGTCCTTACTTATAGTAAACAATCTTTTTTTGCATAAAGCAAGCTTTTTTCATATTTTTTTAATTTTTTCTATCTGTTAAATAACTTTTCTATATCTTTTAGAGTTAATTTAACATATGTTGGTCGTCCATGGTTACATTGTTGAATGTTTTTACATTTTTCCATTTGTCTTAATAATTCATTCATTTCAGTAATGGACAAAACTCTTCCTGATCTAACAGAACCATGACATGCAAT of Alphaproteobacteria bacterium contains these proteins:
- a CDS encoding TcpQ domain-containing protein, whose translation is MLSRMLKVTVLGFLVSLGVTSPSEAQFEISGAKETIKVDSIPLVVALRKIVPVDYDFSFQTDQDLGKLVSYEYKESWSETLSSLLSDLGLGYSVVENVINIANAQDFMSARPAKAVEEVKTTVVEQVSKIKEVEAPMVEEKVEMMINTPVVEIMPEVKQPVKAIKYEAVEVETVAEVKSTPVVKEMVKVEPKWEVKKGYTLQETIKSWGDKAEWNVVWESDRDFNIQSEIVFSGSFVDAASELITAFEKADPPVVGTFYKNNTLVIETTSNGEVN